In Mycobacterium branderi, the DNA window CGGCCAGCGGCAGCGCCAGTACGAGGAACTCGGCCAACCGGAACAGCAAACCCACATGGCCAGGATGCCACCGACCTCACAACGGTGACTCGTGCATGACCAGCGTGATGAAGACGTAGGCCATGCACATGAGCAGGTTCAGGGAAGCCAGCACCAGCCCGGCGATTATCAGCCAATGGATGACATCGCGCCGTCTGCGCTTCAACCTCGCGTGACGCTGCTGGCGCATGATCTCCGTCGCAGTGAGCGCAAAGTTGACGTCGACCAATTCCTCGGAGAGGAAAGGCGCACCGGCCGCAATCTCCTGGAGCCGCGAGGCCGGAATCCCGACGCCCACGTCGGCGAACCGCCGGCTCATCCGTCGCGCCCGCCTGCGGCTGAGTGACGCGTGTCCCCCGTCCCACAGATTGGACGAGGCTGGCATAGCGATCACTTTAATGCGACGGGGCCCTTCGAGGCAGACCCGATTACGGCCGGGTCCGCTCGCGGACCTTGTAGGTCGCCGGCCACGATTTTCGGGAGTCGTCCCCCACCAAGGGCGTTCCCAGTCCCCCGACTTTGATGTCGTAGGCCTCCTTACCGGCGCCGACTTCACGCTTGACGTGTTCTTGAGCCAGGTAATACAGCTCGTCGATCGTCGCTTCGTCATAGGCGACGAACGTCGTCTTACGCGCGACAGCGTCCGACGCGCGCGTCATCGTGGCGAGCATGATGTTCGACGCGATGGCTGCCAGAGCCAGGAGCGCGATCGGGACGACCCAGTAGCAGATGAAGGACAAGGGCCTGGTCGAGTCGAGAATCGTGGCGTCGGCCAAGACCAGTGATGGGATCAGTGTCGACACCGTCATGGCGGCGAACACGACGATCCACATCCAGGTGAGCAACGTGGTGGCCCGGCCGAGTGCCTCGCTCTGGACCGCGTCGGCAGACTGGTCTGCCCGGACGGTCTGCGCGACGAACGGCTTGCCGACGAGCACTCCGGCCAGCGCCACCGCGAACAGCGCTGCGTGGCTCAGCGGCAGCAGCCATCGCTCATGGAATGACTGGCTCGTCGTGAACGTGAGAGCCGCTAGCACCACAAACGTTCCGACAGCCCCGATTTCGAGCGTGCCTCTGCGTGACCGCTCGAGCGCCCAGCCGGCGATGGCGACCGCCAAGGCGACCAACACCGAAACGGTGAAGGGAGCGTTAGCGACAAGTACCCAATAGACGATCCACGGCGCGAGGCCGACCAGAATTCCCACGATCGGTCAGTGTATGACCGTTCTGCGCTCGGCTATCGTTGGTGGCGTTCGGACTCTAACTCGGGGAGGCGATTGTCGATGCGGTACAACCCTCCCCCGAACTGGCCCAAGCCGCCGGAGGGTTGGGTGCCGCCACCTGACTGGTCGCCTGACCCGTCCTGGCCACCGCCGCCGAAGGGTTGGAAGCTCTGGGTCGAAGATCCCGCCGACTCGCAGAAGACCAAGTCCCGGCTGGAACGACTTCAACGCAGCGACGACGTGGAGTACTTCGGTAACGACCGGGCGTGGTCCGACGATTCGGAGGCGGTGGCGCCCGTCGGCCAGCTGAGCGCTGAGCCGTTGCCGGCAGGGCCTACGGAAGTCGCACCCGAGGACGTTTCCGTGCACCATCTCGGGCGTCGCGCCGCGATCCGGTGGGACGACGAGCGCAGATACGATCTCGGCACGATCGTCGCCGTGTCGGCCGATTCGGGGGCCATCAGCGTCAAACTCGCCGGGCTGGAAATGCCGGTTTCGTTTGCGCGCGAGGAATCGCGCCGTGGCGCCAATCCCCGCCTCTACGTGTGGATTTGACCGTCAGTCAGCCCGGTTCGCCGACCTTGACGAGCATCTTGCCGATGTTGGCCCCGGTGAAGAGCCCGTTGAGGGCGTCGACGCACGACTCGATGCCGTCGTAGACGGTCTCGCGGTGCCTGAGCAGGCCTTGTTGCTCCCACTGACGTAATGCGGCGAAGGCCTCGTCGAAGCGGCCCCATTCGTCGAGCGCGTTAAACCCTTGCATCAGCGCCGTTTTCGATAACAGGTTGACGTAGTTCGCCGGTCCCGGGTGCTCACCGGTCAGGTAGCTGGAGATGACGCCGCACAGCACGACTCGCGCCTTGGGTGCCAGCCGGCCCAGCACTGCGTCGAGGATCGGCCCGCCGACATTGTCGAAGTAGACGTCGACGCCCCGGGGGCAATGCTGCTTGAGGGCCGCCGCCAGGTCGCCCGCGCGGTAGTCGATGCAGGCGTCGAAACCGAAGTCGTCCACCACCGCCCGGCACTTCTCGGGCCCGCCCGCAATGCCCACCACCCGCGCGCCGGCGATCTTGGCGATCTGCCCGGCCACCGAGCCGGTGGCACCCCCCGCGGCGGAGACGACCACCGTCTCGCCCGGCTGGGGCCGACCGATGCCGGTCATCCCGAAGTAGGCGGTGGCGCCGGTGGGGCCGTAGACGGACATCACCGCGAGCTGGTCGACCAGCGGCCCGGGGACAGGTGTGGTGAACACGTCGTCGCGCACGATCACGTACTCCTGAAACCCCGTCAGTGTGGTCACCACGTCGCCGACGGCGTAGGCGTCGCAGTGGGTCTTGACCACCTCGCCGATCCCGGCCGCCCGGATGACCTCGCCCAGCTGCACCGGGGGCAGATAGCCCGGCTGGTCGTTGAGCCACGTCCGGACGGCGGCGTCGATTCCCACGTAGGTGGTGCGGACCAGCGCCTCGCCGTCGGCGGGTTCGGGCGCCGGCGAGCTGACCAGCTCGGTGTCCTCGGGCTGTACCAGACCGGTCGGGCGGCGACGTAGCACGATCTGACGGTTGGTGAGGTCGGGCACGCTGCGAACCTACCCAAGACGCAGCGTGACCCGTAAAGAGCCAGGGTTTTCTTAGTGTTGCGGTGTTGACATCGGGGTACTGCCCGAGGGGTGAACGGCATCGAAGGTCGAGCACACGATTGGCCCTATCCGCTTGTACACCAACGGTTTTGCGCACCCATGGCGACTCTGGTGCGCCGGCTTTTTGG includes these proteins:
- a CDS encoding DUF3159 domain-containing protein, which codes for MGILVGLAPWIVYWVLVANAPFTVSVLVALAVAIAGWALERSRRGTLEIGAVGTFVVLAALTFTTSQSFHERWLLPLSHAALFAVALAGVLVGKPFVAQTVRADQSADAVQSEALGRATTLLTWMWIVVFAAMTVSTLIPSLVLADATILDSTRPLSFICYWVVPIALLALAAIASNIMLATMTRASDAVARKTTFVAYDEATIDELYYLAQEHVKREVGAGKEAYDIKVGGLGTPLVGDDSRKSWPATYKVRERTRP
- a CDS encoding NADP-dependent oxidoreductase, which encodes MPDLTNRQIVLRRRPTGLVQPEDTELVSSPAPEPADGEALVRTTYVGIDAAVRTWLNDQPGYLPPVQLGEVIRAAGIGEVVKTHCDAYAVGDVVTTLTGFQEYVIVRDDVFTTPVPGPLVDQLAVMSVYGPTGATAYFGMTGIGRPQPGETVVVSAAGGATGSVAGQIAKIAGARVVGIAGGPEKCRAVVDDFGFDACIDYRAGDLAAALKQHCPRGVDVYFDNVGGPILDAVLGRLAPKARVVLCGVISSYLTGEHPGPANYVNLLSKTALMQGFNALDEWGRFDEAFAALRQWEQQGLLRHRETVYDGIESCVDALNGLFTGANIGKMLVKVGEPG